The segment ATCCGGCGGGGCGACGACGCGGGGGCGCAGCGCGTGCTGCGCCAAATGGAAGAGCTCTTCAGCACGCTCGTCCAATTCGATCATCCGGCGGCGGTCGCCGACGTCCGGCGCAAGCAGGATGTCGCCCGCGCCCTCGTGGAGCGCACGCAGGGCGAGGTGGCCGTCGCGGTCGGAGGCCGTCGTTTGGAGAAGAAGATCGAGGACCTGTCGTCGATGCTCGACGAGTTGGAGGGCCGCAAGCCAAGCCGCAAGGGCAAGGGCCGGGGCCAGGGCAAGGGCGGCGAGGACCTCGACGTGGACTCCGCGTGGGGCTCGCGGTAGCGTCAACGCTTCGCGTACGTTCCGACGAGCTCGCCGCGCGCAAGCACGCGTCCTTCGAGCGCCTCCAGAAGCGCGTCGCGCGATGCGCCGGTGGGCAAGTCCAGAAGCTCGCGCGTCGCGTACACCTTGAACACGTAGCGGTGCGTTCCGCTGGGCGGGCAGGGCCCGCCGTAGCCGATCTTTCCGAAGTCGTTTGCGCCCAGCCGCGCGAAGCGGGAGAGGTCCTCGTCGCCGGCGATGGCGGCCTTGGTGGCGGGGATGTTCCAGGCAAGCCAGTGCGT is part of the Candidatus Thermoplasmatota archaeon genome and harbors:
- a CDS encoding YbhB/YbcL family Raf kinase inhibitor-like protein, translating into MKAPRVPFAIAAATVLLALPLAGCAGVSMQGVDTAPKQIVVASSAFEEGASIPARYTCQGDDVSPPLSFRNVPGAARALALVMDDPDAPGGTFTHWLAWNIPATKAAIAGDEDLSRFARLGANDFGKIGYGGPCPPSGTHRYVFKVYATRELLDLPTGASRDALLEALEGRVLARGELVGTYAKR